Part of the Xiphophorus couchianus chromosome 8, X_couchianus-1.0, whole genome shotgun sequence genome is shown below.
tttgttcacCAATATTCTGTGAATCCAGAGCATCTGGTTAAATTACACATTACAGCACCTGGTTCCAATATGTTTCTTTAAGGGCCTCAGAGAAAAGGGAGCTCAATACAAATTCACACTTCTCAGATTGCTAAGTGGGATAAAATATGAGTAATATTACTGTGGTTTATCTGTTACCTTTCACTTTACAgtgctgttttgtgtttgttgctcACATATACATTTCCAATAAACTTccttaaagtttgtggttgtgacgtgacaaaatgtgaaaaaaaaatttgcaaagcGCTGTTCGTAAAGCTTCTTCATGCtgttcacttcctgttatcagGATTTAAACACTGACACATTCTGGCTTTTAACATTTCCCCCTCACCCAGCAAACATGTATCTAATCTGATACTCTGCCTGTAAGCAGTTTGATGGCTGCATGTTTCACAATGCATTTACTCTTCTGTAAGGATCTTTACCAACACATTGCTTGTGtcagtttgttcatttcaaCACATGGTGGCACTGAGGCCCTGACCACCGTAGCTTTTTGGTTCCCCCCTCCTCCACCCTTCACCCTCTGCCTCTGGTCAGGGTCGATCAATATTTCCCCCGTAGCTTATCACTAATGTGCAACTGGCTGTTTGTCCAAACTCTGCTCTGTCTACATAAAGACTTGGATGGGACGGCTCTTAACCAAAATGCACCACGTAGTCACCCTCGTGAACTCAGCAGCACTACTGGACTTAAATTTACAAAGATACAAGGAGCTCAGAGCAGAGGGCAGCTGGAGCCCACTGCAGCACATTAATGAATGTATCTATAGAAAGCATCGAAACATAAGGTAGGTTCTTGCTTTGATAATGTGTTAAACTTACATATTTATGTggatgttaattaaaaaaaaaatcaacaggaaAATCATCCAAACATCCAGATATGTTTGGatgttatattatatatataaatatatatatattattatatatatatgttatgttatattgaGTAAATTTTTGTGCCTATGTGACACCTTTCTGGACCAActcttatttaaagtttatattttaggAAACCTTTTCCTCTTCTCTGATCAGTCACATTCTCTACTGCTCACATTCACAAGCTCACTCAGCTGCAGTCATCCCCACAATCAGTAACAGAAGACACTTGGTTGGACTTTGGACACTTTGGATAAGCCTGCTAAAAgtagaaatgtgttttctgtgttgctctctgttttttttttttttaccccagtTTCTTACAATTAGGACTGATACAGTTTGCAGAAAAGGTTTATGTTCCCCAGATAAAGTTCTGCTTCTTTTCATTTACTCCACAACTAAACTCcaaattttccttttgttcttcCAGGTCGCCATCCCCCTTCCTCCTCTCCAACAGTCTCCATCTGCACACCTGCAGCAGAGTTTGTCCTCCAGAGCTGTGGAGTGTGACAAtggtgtttgttttctctctatCAAACGCCATTATCACACTAAATAGCTACAGTGCGGAAAGGACCTCAGTGCACTCGCTTCAAGTCGGGGTTTGTgcagttgatttattttgtcctAAATGTTTTGCGCTCTTCAGCTTCTGTACTTTCCATCCTTAATGTCGTGGCAGAGGATGAACACGTGTAGCCGTGTATCAGAGGTGGTGACAGCACGGGACATGTTGCACCGCCGCAGGAAATGCAGGGATGGAAATAGACTTAAAATGGGTTGAAACATGATGTCGAGCCCCTAGAAGTGACCCTAGttaatttctatttctttatgtatttatttttatgtcattattttattttttatttttttgcatgtgaaaccacagtttgatgttttctgttcttGATTAATTCCAACATTTTTGACATGTAAGCAGTACTTATGTATGTATTAGTTTTACTTGTTATTCTATTTAGCACTTTGCGATtctagataaaataataaagtggaTGCTCCAAGCTGTTCCTGAGAAAtaagaaatttacatttttttatcagattgCACATGTATGCATGTATTTCAGAAGAATAATTAATAGCACATATGTCactataaacaagaaaaatgttttaaaattgtttactATGCActatttacattacaaaaatatgtgtacACTTTTTATGTCCATTGTGAACTGTAAAAATACTCAACAGATTATGGGGAGTTTATATCATATATCAGCTTTTGTATGCCACGCACTAATTATCTACTAAAACCAAGCTGGATATTTGAAATTGCCCTTCCATGGATCcattactaaaaataatttaaacacacATAAGTCTTATTAAATCTATATATCCCATGAGCTTTAATATGTACACAAAGGAAAAGTCCCAAGCTTTTCATCCAAGTAAGAAATCAGTTTCAGCTTTACCTCCAGACAATCCAAAGAAATTCAAAGCAACCACCCATACTGTCTAGTAGCATacagtttttttcaaattattcaaagtttgagatcataattaaaaaaatagaataaactatttgtgaagaaaatgaTCCAACCAAGCACTCTAAGACATGACAGTTTATAGCTGATTAAGTATTATCTAAATATATCACAGGTTTTCACAGACTTGAACAATAGAAATGCTATGATACAGGTAGAAATTgtcacagaaataaatacaacatttcttCTCAACCGTTCAGATTAGACACCAGGCTCTGGCTGCACGAGAGTCTCTTATTTCAGAGTAAAATGTCTCCTTAGTGCTTCAGCATCCTGCAACGACCAACAAATTGATTTCTGTGCCGGAAGCTCTGAAGTACGAAGTCCAAGCAGGGACAGAGACCGTTTGCTTAATGTTCTCCTGATACTATGACTTGTTCTTCACTGTTGGCCCAAATGTCTTCTTTTTAGGGATGGCAGAAGGTGGAGGTTTGGGTTTTGGAGCAGCCGAGACCTTTTTGGGCTTAGGCTGGAGAGATTTGAGTCCCAGGATCTCACAATACTTGTTGCACTGATGCAGAGCTTTAAACTGGTCAATAAAGGAGGTGGCACAATTTCCTTTGAATCCTTTATACCTGTAAAGACATATCTTGTTGAGTCACCGCCATGGACTATTTTTAATGCTTATCTTAAGGGAAGGGAAAAACTCACCCTTTCTTACAAGTTGCTATCCCCACATCAGTAAGCTTCATGCCCACTCCTGAGAATAAATCAGATGGATTTTAACACTCACACATTATGATTTATTGCACAGTTCGTTGCAGCACTTGCTCCCCTGACCTTGCATGTCAGTAACCAGCAGATTGCCCTCTGTGTTATGGTAGACCCAGTGTTGGAAAGCGCAGCACTTCTGCCCTGCCTCTGAGTCCCGTCTCATCACGTTGATCTCTTTACCGTCCTTCACAGAATACTTGACAAAGTCTCCGATGAGCTCCTCTTCCAGTGTTGCGTAGGGGATGTCATTGGATGGACGGTGGACAAGGTAGATGGGAATGATCCTGGTGGAGGAAATTCAGCAGGGCAATGTTAGTCTGTACAGATAACGGATGCCGcggagaagctacagactggtAAACATGTCACTCACTCTGGGACGTCTCCGAAGGCTTCGACAGACTGAGCTGCTGACGTGTAAGCCTTAATGTACTCCCTCGCTGTGTTCTGGACCTGACACTCCTGCAGAATAAGCAGCGCTTTCTGTAACATCTCCACCCACAAAGACAGTcaagtttttacagaaaatattaccttttgccaaaaatgtcataataaaaagaaaaaaaacacataaataaatcaagcaaaaatacagtatatgagtataaaaataaatattgatagcAGAAAATACAAGTCATAATAACAAAGATCTAATTTAATCAAGTaagttattaatattaataaaaaaacatctacaaaataaaatgaaaatgttttcttgtacaagttttttctgaaaattattgtatattttatttagctaCCGACCTtgcacactttttttaaaaattaaaagacttgtttatttccatgtgatttaaaatgttggtaataatttatttttacataactagatatttatttgctaattttagAAAGTAACTTTTCTAGTTCCAGTTTTACGCTTTTTCTtcaatttgctgaaaatgttttgtatattGTTCAagatattacaataaaataagccaaattttaatttgactaatGTATCTGCATGTACATTTGAGATTTTCAAGTTATAGTGATTTTAATCTCATGTTATATTCAAATACAGATTGGTATGTGGGAACCCCTACAAAGATCTCAAAATTTAGAGACGTGTTGTTGTAGCCGTAAACACTATTGTCACACCATTCTTTTGTCACACCATGTGTAACACCATTTGTTACACAGGGAGGGATGGCAACCTAAGAAAACTATTTCAACTGTGACATGCAAAGTAGGAAGCATAGTGTTGTTTGAGGTTTTGCTGCAGTAGAGACTGATGCACTTGACAAAACAGATCATGAATAAAGaacttgatgtaaaaatattgaagcaacatctcagAAAGTTAAAAGAAAGGGTCTTCTAAATGGAAAATGACTTGAAGCATTTACAGActggcttaaaaaaaactaaaatgagaaaggaacatatttttgatttaggAATATGAATCCTGTACAGTCTATAACTACATGAAATTACCTGCTTCTCTTCCTGTAGTAATATCACAATGATGTATTTTCCATTTacaataaaaccagtttttttttctttacctctACAGCCAAATGGAAATTCTTCTGAAGCAGGTCGTCATTGTTATTGGTCCTGTAGCTGATAGCGTTGTGCACCTTGAGCACGCAGGAGTGTCCCGGTACTAGCAGGGGAATCTGACCCGCCTTCAGCTTCGTCCGGAAAGCCCGCCGATGCATGCCCTCGCCAAAGTGAACTTTTTCTGTGAGTATGCTGATGGGGTGGTTCTCTCCAAAGTACTGATCCGACAGGAAATCATCTTTGAACAAGAGCCTCGAACAGTGGGCATCCTCCTCTTCACTGCACAACTCTTCAGGCATAGCTGAGAGAGGAACATACATACTtggtatatttttctttcttttcgtTCTttgtttattgcaaaaaatgtaattgaactgaattattcAAAGTAGCCTTTAATAAGTACTCACATAAAATTATCTTTGGGGATGCAGGTATCACAATCTCacttaaaactaaaacacagcAAGAATAGATAAAGATTAACTTAATGTGCTTATTTTTCTTGGATCACACATTTTacgataattttttttttttttttaccttcataCGTGAGCACGTAGTCTAGGTAGACAGAGCCAAGGGAGCAGCTGAGCTGGCACTCGTACTTGCCCAGATCTTTGTGGGAAGCATTGGTGATGATCACTGACACTCTGCTCTCATCTTCTGCACttcagagataaacatttattattacttaaGCAATTTagtaatggaaaataaaacttggtAAGCTATCATTTATGTGGAAGATGACCTTGTAGTATCTCAAAGTAAGAAGCAAATTCTTTTCATGCTTGTGTGGCCTGGATAACATCAGGATTTGAAGGTTTTTgagttttatgaaaataaaaaaaccttctaAACGTCACTGTGTTTGGATTTCAATGCCAGCTGAAAACATcacattcagatgttttttttttttcttatttccttcCAGCAGCCTTTTCTGCTCTCCTATGAGCATTCTAATCATTGCATGGAGATCAGTTGCTGTTTCTGAACCTGAGCCATTTGCACCACTGTACCAAAGGGGTCAAGGaacatttaaaggaaatgtAACTCTATGCACTGGAATGGGGAGTGGCAAAGAAGCTGGAATAGATACAGTgcagtgcaaaaatatttattaccatttgaacttattttttaaatacattttgtcccattacaaccacaaacgttgACATGTTTTATTGGGACTCTGAGTGACAGACCAGAACAAAATAGCACATAATTGTATAGTGGAATGACACATGGTTCAGACATGAATCTGAACCAAAAGGTGTGCTAATTGTATTCACTCTACTCTGAGAgccccaaataaaatccagagtgCCTTGAGAAGTCACCTAACTGGTAGAGTCTGTCTGTCTGAGAGTAAtttaatatcaaataaaaatacaattgttCTATGAAGGCTTCAGCAGTTTGTAAGAGAACACTATTGAAGAAACATCACCACGAAAACCAAGAAACATAGGAGACAGAGAAGTCTGTCTGGTGACAGACTTTTAAATTTACTTCTAAAGACTTGCAAATTTAATGCAGACGTCAGACAGAACAACACTGAAAGGAAACCTTGTTAGAGACTGAAAAAAGTTGAGTCTGCAGTGcaggttcacctttcagcaggtCAACAACCTCTAAACACACAGTTATAGCTATGACTTACAGTATGTTAGTGTACTGTCAACAGTTTGAATGGTTCAGAGACCTGAATCCAAAGAGATGCTCTGACAAAACCGTCAAGGTACTGAGACTGACTGATTTGTGTTAAATTGTGTTATGCAACAGTGTCTGGAAAAACCATTTTACATGGTTCAGTAATTTAGCCATGTAAAATGACAGTAAATACCTTCTGTTAATCTGAGCCAGCGGTGCGCCATCTCTGCTCCAGGTCACAGTGTAGTCTGAGTGCACACCAGCAAACTGACACCAAAGACACATACTCTGAGGGTCTCGGCTCACCGATACTACCTGGATGGGCTCTACCACTTTCGGACCTGCACACATCAGAACAACATAAGGACGAAATAGAAGAACCTGTCCCAGAAATAAACAGCTCCTGTTTCGCAGTGCTTGATGAGGACCCTCACCTTCCTTTGGAGGGATCTTCTGTTTGACCACCTCACCATGTGCTTTCTTCTGAACAGCTGTGGTTTCTGGCTGCGTCTCTTCCCCTTTTGCTTTTAACGAAGTATCAGTCTTTGATAGCTTGGACTCCAAAACACTGAGAATCTTGCCAAACTTATCCCCTGACACGCGTCTCTTTTTAATAACATCATCATTCGTGAGCTCATGAAGATCAGAGAGATGGGGAGCTTCCTGAGGCACCTTATCGTCTGGCTGCTGGGTTTTTGCTTCAACAACAACCGACTGATTTTCATCCCACTGAACTTTCCCAGCTTTAATCCCCTCGAACATATCCACCTTTCCTTTTGCAGATTTTGGTTTTGCTCCATGCTCCACATCAACTGATGCCTCTGTTTCATGCTTAGCCGTTGTTTTATGaccatgtttctttttcttcttgccatGTGTCTTCCCCGTGCCCTTCTCAGTTCCCACACCGGTCTCCATTACAACTTTAGCCTCCTTGGCTTCGAGCCCAGCTTCAATGTTCTCAATAACATGATTTTCCCCAGTTGCTAGGTGGCTTTCTTGCTGCTTCCAGGTCTGCTGGTTGGAAATGTTCTGCAATGTGCTCTCTTGTTTTTTGGCAGCCTGTGTTCCATGACCAGATGATTTGTCCTTTTTGGAGCGTGTTTTGCTGTCTGAAGGGTTCTTTGAAGTTTTGTGAGGCATTTTCAGCTGAGTTTGCTCAGATTCAGCAGCTGTGAAGATGGGTTCTGAGATAAATGGATTGTTTAAGTTTAAAGTGATGCATGCAACACGATCCTTCTCTGATATGAACAGATGATCTCCGGGAAAAACTGTGAACCTCACTAGATTTGTGGTAAAATCCTTGATCTCATCAGTTGCAGAAAGGAAAGGCCACACGGTGTCTCCAACTTGCAGCTCCTGTAGTTCATCGGGAGATAATTTCTCATCAGTATTTATTGTGTTCTGCTTTTTATGAATCAGCTCCTCGTGACCTTCCAGAAATTGTTCGTTGGTAATTCCACCCAGGATCGGAAAGGGTGTGCAGTCTTGCACATGGCCACAACAGATGCTGTCACTCAGGTAGGTTTTTGTGCAACTTTGATTTCCTTCCAAGCTGCTGCTTGTCCGACAGTCGAGGGCTGAGTTACCACTGAGGGGAGCTAAGCACATAATAAGCTCAGGACTACCTGACTCCACCTGGCTTGCTCCAACTGGGTCTGGAAAAGTGTTAAACAAGACATTTGTGGGTGTGTCCACCTCTGGTTTGTGTGCAGAGAAGATACTGAGATCTGTTTGACTCTTGTCTCCTTTAATCTGCTCCTCAGTCACAGACCCCTTCCACAGAACATCTCCAAAAACCTGATGATAAAGTAGACAAGAACAAGGACAAGAAAAATcatctgagttttaaaaaattcaacaaatcaATTTATTGCCATTTATTTGTCCGTACAGTGCCTTGCTAAATGATTCAAAtctattgaaatattttgtcatgttacaaactTCTTTATTgctatctttattttatttaggtattttagtaaatgtaatagtattgaaaaaaaatatgaagaaatgaaaaattatacatgctttttacaaataaaaaatctgaaaagtgtgacaaGCATAAAGATTCAACCCTCTTCACTCCAGTGTGCCCAGTTCCCTTCAGAAGTAACCCAACTTTAATAATGTTAATCTGTGAATGGGCTTAAATGTGTCAAGGGCTTAAAGGTTTGAAAGGGAACTTTAGCAGCATCATGAAAGCCAAGGAACAGAGCAAACAGGTCAGGGATAATATTTTGGAGAGGTTTAAAGCGAGGTATGACAACAAAGAAAGAGTGGAAGTGTCAAGACATGACTGTCCTCCTAAATTAACAGGCCACACAAGTAGAGCATTAATCGGAGCGGCAGCCAAGAAGCAGAAGATAacgctggaggagctgcagaggtcTAAGGCTCAGTTGAGGGAATCTTTTTACAAAACAAGTCTTGGTTGTAGAGTTCACAatcttgcatttttttatggATCTGCAACCATCCATgtaaagtcagacattttataGCCTATTTGCAAAACAATAGCAGAAGACTAATGCTGATTATAAACCTCAATATACCAGTGAACTGAGGTCCTGATAACATTTTGCAGTGGGAGGTTTTTCTTTAGATCAATGCATAGTACAGAGTAAATCTGGAAGAAAATTTGTTAGAGGCTGGAAAAGACTTTGTATAAAGGGAGAGGTTcatttttcagcaggacaacaactcTAAATATATAGCCAAAGCTACAGTGGAATGGTTCAGATCATGtcttagaatggtccagtcaaagtctagacctaaatccaattgaggaTTCCAGAGAAGACTTGGCTCAAGACAGCTGGACACAAATTAacccacacttttcagacatttgttcgtaaaacattttgaaaaaaacatgtataacatcaattttgtaattatgcaatgctttgtgttggtttgcaCGTAAAATATCAGAAGAATACAATAAAGTTgtgaaacaaacattacaaagttcaaggggtatcaATACTTTGCATGCAGGTATGTCTATGACCCTGATAATATTGCAAAATTgctcatgtaaataaaaacaaaacacagcgaCGGCTTCTTAAGTTGCCTGTTTCCAGAATGAGTTTCCTGGTAAACACTCACCTTTCTAAAGAGCCACAAagtaaaactttacaaaacctTGTTTCTTCCAAGTGCCGCCCGACACAGAACTCATTCCCTCTGCTGTACAGCCATCACTCAGACTTGCTGTCTGCTCCGAGTGGATGAAAACCAGTCTTCTCCTCCCGAGGACCTCTGAGCCTCCTgatcttgtgttttttaacTGAGACGTGGTTCGAACGAGTGCGTTTAAGGATGTAAGAGACAGCTGGAACTGGGCAGAGTCGTGTTTCACTTCTCAGCTGTGCTCTCCTCTCACCCCTCTACCCTGACACACCACAGATGCAGGCTATTATCAATGAACTGTCAGCTATTATTAGATGCCATTTCTATCCATCTGAGGTCTTCTTCTCAGGCTCCTCTGATCCTGCAGCGCTCCTCGACTGCCGGGTTTTTGAGATGGAAGCCAAAACGGTTCATCCAAATAATGCAGGATAAAAGTTCAAATCCCAGGTGGCTTCAGCCTCGTGTGTGGCGGGTGTATACGTGACTGACTGGCTAAGGGTATGGCAGCAATCACAAGGACATGAGCAGGAATGTCTCTTAACATTCTTGCTTTGTTTCCAAAATGTGTGACTAGTTTGTTCATTGGCCAACAATGTAAAGCCATTTGCCGTTCGCTCTGGTGTAAAGGTTGAATCTTTCCAGCATCTCcaacacattttcacacaggTCAGCAACGCTCTGAAATTATGTAAGTGTGACCAACAGACACCGATCAACCCTTACAGTTTTTCTTACCAAACTGAGCATAAATCTGTCTCAAGTAATaccacaaattaaaaatatatcttaccTCCTGGAGCACCAGGTCTCTATGAGTGTTCAAATCCACATCTTCTGTTATTTTCAGCTCGATTGGATGGTTTTCTTCACtagaaaataaatcttgttCAAAGGTCTTGGAATATCTGTCAAGCCGAGGGAGGTCCAAACAACCCGAAGACACAGTTCCAGCATTGAGTGTGACTTCAATCATTCCAGCATCTGAGTCTGCTCCAACAGAGAACGATCCAGCTGGAATGTTTTGCAGAGCGGAGCATGGGGAGGATTCAGCCTGGCTGCTCAAGAGCTCCTCTGCCTCTAGTTCTCCTCCACATGTACACAGAGGTTCAACACGCTGGGAGGCTCCGCTGTCATGAAGTTCCGGTCTTGACCCGACAAGGCACAAAGAAAGATAGCTTTGTTCAGAAGGGATGAGACTCTCTCGGATATCTGGGGTTTTTAGTGGCTGATCTTGCACACCCATAGTTTGCTGCCTTTCCTCCACCTCTGTCGCCCGTAGATCGTCTTGCAGCGTCTCTGGCTCTAAGTGAGTGGTCACCTCCTGCAGTGCTTGTGTCAAAGCGTCAATCTCAGCCCCTATTTCTGCAAAGGCGGCCGTGATTTCTTCTGGCGGATCCTCAATAACCCCAGTCCAGTCTGAGAGCGCACTGGCCCAGCTGTCTACTGACGACCACCTCTCCACTGGTGACCAGCCAACCCTCCTGTTGTCACCAGGACTGTAATCTGACTCTTGTAAGGAGTCACTTAAAGCTTGATGATCCACGTCCTCCTTGTCTTCCTCATCCTCACCTGCCAGATATTGGCACGCGTCCATCCAGATCTCGGCGGGGCTGATGCTATGCTGCCTTTGCAGGGTCAAAGCCGTGACCTCTGCTTTCACAGATCTCACATCACTTTCTGACATCCAGTCCACCTCCCAGGCATCCACAGCAGGTGCTCGTAACTCATCACATTGGCTCGCCTCTGACACGTTGTTCTCTGAGACTTGTTCCTCTGTAAAGCCACTTTGACACTGTGTCTTAATGCCTTCTAAATAACACATTGGGACATGTGCATCACTGTCTTGGTCTGCCTTTCCGACGCCCGACTGCAATGTTGACTGGTATTCAGGATGTGTGGTCTTAAGAGGATCTGTTGTGTTGGTAAGGATGAAATCCTGCGTGTcgctttcaaaaataaaaagatctgaCAGAGGTGCTGGAACCTCAACATTGTCTAAATTCTCGGATTCAGTCAGACTAATTTTGTTCTTCAGGCAGTACACCGGAGATGTTTCTGGTTCTACATACAGCTCTGTTGTACTGGACAGGGCTGGAATAGAGTCACTGCAGAGATCAGGCAAAGGAGGTACTGCTTCACTTTCTGGTTCCAATGGATCCATACAATAAGGCCCAATGAAGGCAGACTTTTGTGAAGACTCTAAGCAAAGAGACATGCTGCAAGATGAATAGTTTGAACTATCACTGTCAGATAGTTTCTCAttggtggaaatgtttattgtgTCATTTTCATCTGGGATGGACTGCCCAGATAGAGTCTCTGGTTCATGCACCTGTACTATAGTTTGATTGTCTGTGAATGGTCCTGCAGACCACTCAGGGTCATTTGTGCAAAGTTGCGAGGGGTCCATCAGGACTTGAGGATATCAACGTTCGCTGACCCAAGCAGTCAAACTGGAACTCCACAATTTCTGGGACCAGGCTCTGTGTCCAGGGATGAATTACTGATGTAACTTTCTGTTGTTGCTATTCCCTATTTTGATTCTGGGATTCAGTGCCTGAAAAGAGACAAATACAATCATTGTTAGAACTCGTTGCCCAACTGTGAATAACCCACCTGAAAATGTCTTTCAAATACATTCTATCTCCCTTTATCCACTACTCAGAGGGATGTGGTAAGGTGTTTGGGGTTTTGGTGGCTCTTTATTCAGCTTATCAAAACAAAGCTTTTCATTACTGTTATTACTCTGTTGATAAAACGGCCTGCTGCTCAACAGCAGCCAAAGATTACACATTTCACTTTTCACAGTAAATCACAGTAAAgcagttgtttatttttgttgctgttggtttttttttttaaaaaggtagtGCATTTATTCACATGTTAACTAATATTTATAGACATTTGAAACActtgaatgaaatgaaaaaaagtgtctttcactataaaatatttaaatataagtggtttgataggtttgaaataaatgccatgATTTGTTTCTGTAGTTAACCTGGGCAGAGTTGTTGGGAGATAAATGGAGATAGATACAAAGCAAAGGTGAAAGAAAACTTGTGAGAGGCTGCTATTGGTACTGTACCAAGATATCAAAACCATGCAGACAGAGCAACAATGGTAAGGTTTAGCTGAAAGGCTGTTCATTTGTCAAaagtccagtcaaagttcagaccaaatccaattgagaacctgtttatttttcacaggcTGAGCTTGATccatctgcaaagaaaatggAGCAGTTTCAATTCCCCTCAAtctatgttcttttttttaattatgctattctttgtgttggtctctcaacaaaaatcccaataaaacttTATCAAGTTtgtaaaaatcctaaaattaatCTTAAATAGGTCAAATATACCTCCTTACTGTCATTCATCGTGATGAACCTATTGGGATTTTTCATCTGACTTACTCTCTCCCTGTCTGTCATGCTGATGTCAGTGGTCCCACTGACTTGTTGCCAAACTAATTATGAAATGTCCCCCCAGGCTTTTAACGGCACTAAAAActatttctcctgttttcttgGTGGTCAATGTAAAAACGAACATGCACACAAAGAGTCCTTGAAGCTACAGAGGGTTTATATAACTTGTCAATCTCATTGTCTtgcttttaaattacatttatacatttttataaaaaactgttttactgtGTGAAGCAGTTTTTTTGGAAAGTGGGTCACATGTGAAGCATCGGTGGGGTCAGTGGTATCAAAACTTTCACTCTGACATATAAGATGGAAGCTGGCGGCAGAGTTACTGGAAAAATACCAGCTCGTCTTCACTCCTGACCtacatttgtcacatttcagcCTCATAAAGAACACCTGACTGAGTGCTGCAGCTTGAGATGTTTATATTGTGAAACACACACCTCAACAGCTGAGTACAAACTGCAGATATAAGAgcatttcaaatcaaaattagaaaacatttggCCATCCTAATATTTGCAAACTTGTCCAAAATGCAAGACGCATCTcaaaa
Proteins encoded:
- the alpk2 gene encoding alpha-protein kinase 2 codes for the protein MDPSQLCTNDPEWSAGPFTDNQTIVQVHEPETLSGQSIPDENDTINISTNEKLSDSDSSNYSSCSMSLCLESSQKSAFIGPYCMDPLEPESEAVPPLPDLCSDSIPALSSTTELYVEPETSPVYCLKNKISLTESENLDNVEVPAPLSDLFIFESDTQDFILTNTTDPLKTTHPEYQSTLQSGVGKADQDSDAHVPMCYLEGIKTQCQSGFTEEQVSENNVSEASQCDELRAPAVDAWEVDWMSESDVRSVKAEVTALTLQRQHSISPAEIWMDACQYLAGEDEEDKEDVDHQALSDSLQESDYSPGDNRRVGWSPVERWSSVDSWASALSDWTGVIEDPPEEITAAFAEIGAEIDALTQALQEVTTHLEPETLQDDLRATEVEERQQTMGVQDQPLKTPDIRESLIPSEQSYLSLCLVGSRPELHDSGASQRVEPLCTCGGELEAEELLSSQAESSPCSALQNIPAGSFSVGADSDAGMIEVTLNAGTVSSGCLDLPRLDRYSKTFEQDLFSSEENHPIELKITEDVDLNTHRDLVLQEVFGDVLWKGSVTEEQIKGDKSQTDLSIFSAHKPEVDTPTNVLFNTFPDPVGASQVESGSPELIMCLAPLSGNSALDCRTSSSLEGNQSCTKTYLSDSICCGHVQDCTPFPILGGITNEQFLEGHEELIHKKQNTINTDEKLSPDELQELQVGDTVWPFLSATDEIKDFTTNLVRFTVFPGDHLFISEKDRVACITLNLNNPFISEPIFTAAESEQTQLKMPHKTSKNPSDSKTRSKKDKSSGHGTQAAKKQESTLQNISNQQTWKQQESHLATGENHVIENIEAGLEAKEAKVVMETGVGTEKGTGKTHGKKKKKHGHKTTAKHETEASVDVEHGAKPKSAKGKVDMFEGIKAGKVQWDENQSVVVEAKTQQPDDKVPQEAPHLSDLHELTNDDVIKKRRVSGDKFGKILSVLESKLSKTDTSLKAKGEETQPETTAVQKKAHGEVVKQKIPPKEGPKVVEPIQVVSVSRDPQSMCLWCQFAGVHSDYTVTWSRDGAPLAQINRSAEDESRVSVIITNASHKDLGKYECQLSCSLGSVYLDYVLTYEVLSEIVIPASPKIILSMPEELCSEEEDAHCSRLLFKDDFLSDQYFGENHPISILTEKVHFGEGMHRRAFRTKLKAGQIPLLVPGHSCVLKVHNAISYRTNNNDDLLQKNFHLAVEECQVQNTAREYIKAYTSAAQSVEAFGDVPEIIPIYLVHRPSNDIPYATLEEELIGDFVKYSVKDGKEINVMRRDSEAGQKCCAFQHWVYHNTEGNLLVTDMQGVGMKLTDVGIATCKKGYKGFKGNCATSFIDQFKALHQCNKYCEILGLKSLQPKPKKVSAAPKPKPPPSAIPKKKTFGPTVKNKS